The nucleotide sequence TGCGATTGCACGTAGAGACAGAAACCACCTTTAAAGAGTGAATGATTTGGATCTGGCAACCCTCAACTTCAAGCTGTATTGTGCATTATTGAACAGCTGCAGGTCAGGAGCAGTTGTAGTACTGGTGGTAGTAGTGGTGCTAGTGGAGCTGTTGCTGAATGGTGATGGACCTGAAGTGTTAAGTGTTTATAATTTAACTGGACCAACCTAACATCAGTTGATATTACATTATAATTCATTGCAGGTATTTGGTGCCTCCTATTTCAATTTAAGACTTCAGATAGTTAATCAGTTAATTGTTAGTTAGTAAATGTCAGACATCCTTTTATTCTTAAAGTCCTGCCAACAGCAGCCTGAACAACTCGGAGACAGTGTGCTGAGGCTGTCACACACACCCTCTAATTGACAAAATGAAATTTTGACAGAGCTACTAAATCTCTCAAGTGAGATGTGAAAATGGTTAGCAGGAGATAGTTGGTTCAAAGAGGATAGTGTCTCATTCATGTTCTTGTAACATTTTCCTAAACATCTGTCATATATTCGTTTAAAAATGTCTGCTCAAGGTTAAATCTGGTTTTATGCAAGTTGCACTgtgtaaacaaatacatattcatGAAAGTAAAGGCTCTCTAGCTCTGTGTGCAGAAGTGAGAAACGAGATGAAGTgcacaaacaacaaatttattttGGCTGTCCAAGAAAAAAACCTCCCTGCCAAGGATAAAACTAACCCCTCCACCCTCGGGTCTGATACACCTCTAAGTTCATTGGCACACAGTGCTGCAGTTATTGACCTTAGTGGGACTAATTTGCTATGCAGTCTGGGTAAAAAAggtcaaagtaaaataaataacctTACTCCAGATGAATCTGCTATGTAGATGAACAGTTTAGTAaagaagaaatactgtaaaattttGACTGTATATATGTTTTACTAATGTTACTCTGGTCccttcctgttttattttgacaatttgCTTTACATATGTAGTTTTTCCTCTTAAGAAAGTTCCCTTTTATGTTGGTGTTACTGGATGTTACAATGGCAGGTGAAAATAGAAACATGTCTCCTAATTCTGCGGTCGACTCTAGGCTTATAGTCATGTTCTGTGTAGATGGTGGCTAATTTATTTCATGCAGTGTTCACCTTACATCTACATCTACAAGTTGTCTacattcaaaaaatgttttgtaaatccTGATCTTGTTTCCGGATCATTTTTGTAGAGACTCCTGTACACAGTGAAACACCTGAACCATATAGTTACCCAACCCCAGTTCAAAAAAgttgtgtaaaacctaaataaaaacaggaggcagtgatttgcaaatctcatcaacccatattttatcaAGTTCGAAATGAGCtaacattttccatcaaatggtaaaatatctcatttttattctgatatgctgtttatgttctattgtgaagaaaatgtgggttgatgagatttgcaaatcattgtttctgtttttatttatgctttaaacatcatcatttttaaaaaatttgggTTGCAGTTAAATGTATTGTTCACCTTTTTTGTAAGCGGGTAATAAAATTGCACCACGACATCTGGTAAGGAGTTTGGGACACAAAGCCAGCTGATTATATCAAAATCAACATCAGTACAGATTAATAACAGCAGCATTGGCTTATAATCACTCATAGAATGCTAAAGacataaaatgctaaattaagGGAAGGTCAGCAATGATTTTGGTGCCACAAAACTACTTTTCAGCCTGTTAGACCTCAGTTCTGCTCCTTCTGCTTTCTGAAATGACCTACTCTGTCTTTTAATGCACCCAAATTCACAATATAGACACATATCCTTAAATCTTTTCAAGCAACCAAACAAATCTGATATCATAATTAAATCGAAACAATAAATATGACATGTTAATGAGCAGTAATTCCAGAGGTGCTGGGCTATGGCCATAAAATCCTTCTGTCACAATTACAACATCTCACAAAATCAACAAACTTCTAAAAATATAGATGTAATCTGGTAATCAGTCAAGTAAAATGTGTTGGAATGACTGCTTATATCACCttatacatttgtttggtgCCTctcttattgtgtgtgtgtttgttttaggtcAGAGGAACAGAGAGAAGACTGGGGAGAGTAACTGCTGTGTCATTCTGTAAATACACACCTCCGCTGCCAGCCCTCCACCCTTCTCATCTGTTCTCGCCCTCAACGTCCTGGACCTAATGAGCTTGTCCCCTGTCCTGGAGCCTGACCACAATGCggatatgcacaaacacacaaacacacgcgcacacacttatggctctctcttttttttctctctctctcttacacagacacacacacacatacatacagcagAAAGACAACAGGCTCAGGCTGATCCAGGACACAGCAGAACAGTGATTATCAATAGAGTTGATTTCTTTGTTGTACATGATTTGTTGTCTTGGAAATTAGAGGAAGAAGCTGaattttcatgtgtttattttacttaGTTTCCTAATGCAAACCTTTTTAGCCTTctgccatacacacacatatatacattaGACATCCACACATTGTCTGGCCATCCTCAGCTGGTCTGTTAAAAGTCAGCTTCAATTGTAGCCTGTTGTCATAGTAATGCAGTGCTCAAGTTTATGTGTGTGGCCTTGTTTTCTCCTGCAGACCGCTGAGAATTAACCACTAAGAACTCAATCCAAACCCAAtctaagaacacacacacacacacgcacacacacacacacacgtatgagAACTCAAACTATACATgtacattaaacacacacacaaatgcctGTGTCCTTTTTCTTGGCCTTCTTTGCATGTGCCCATAAAGGTCACACAGCAgaattgtttccttttttttttgtctgcagagCACTGTAGAGGCTCAACACGTTCGACTTTTCCAGTTTTCATATCTTAgccaaacaaacagacagacaaacaagcagTGTCGCTGgtcttgttttggttgtttgttcTTCCACCGCATTTGGGACTGTGTTTTGACAGCACATATTACTGCATATTACTGACCGGCCAGCATTGTCATTCATACAGCGCTGTGTCTTTTTTCTCCCCTTTACCCGGTTGAGGTAAACAGGCCTTCTTTTTAGTGTTGTGAAAGATTTCTCCAACAGTTGCTGTTCAAGCAGGGAAATTAAATCAGAATGAATAAATTCCTTAGTTGTCTTAATTcgcttcttcctctctccccttcattctctctctgcattAATAAGTCCATTTTGCACAACTGAAGCATGTGCTCCTTCGTCagattaatgaaaatgtataaaaagtttgttttattttatatttttccaatGGAAGTAATGTTCCAAACTAAGGTAACCTGTAgaatatatttaatatgaatCTTATATAGAACATGACGGCTCTAGATCTCGTTGATATACAATATATTGGTGTTTAGTCTATGATTGTGTATACGGTTAGCTTCTAGCCAGTTCACAGTCACTCGCTGACAATGTCTTGTGCTTAACAGCAGCAAAACCTCCCTAATCATCGACagactgtatttttatgttctttgtgctctttttaattttttttcatgtttataatttaatgtaatcctttttttttcgttgagtttcttctgcttttaaaagaatCGCTTTGTAACAGCAGTAGgtcttaaaaatattgtttatattgaTCAGGGTTCAAATCTGTACAGAGACAAAAGTTTTCAAACCAATTGTAAATAGCACTAAtgctccctctccctcctccacacTTCAAAATGGAATACGTctgtaaactaaataaaagttaatgaaGTGCGCTGCCTTTTTTGTCTTGACTCCCTGCACTTAAATCATAAAAGTTTTCAATATCGCTTGGTTTCAACAGGCTGCTGTACTGACGCACTGCTGCGATGTTTAATGGTGTATATTTAGCAGTTATGTGGAATGGGTATCGTGACGCACTTCCATAGAAATTATATTTGATAGTCTGTTGGGAAACTTGCAGATGAGGTTACGGAAGAACATGGCTGCCGTCAACATTAAGTTTAACTCTAAGCGCATGTAAAACTCTAACTTTGTGTAGTAAtaccacaatttaaaaatatatctaaaTGTAGTCTACAGGGTGGTCgcttaaatgtactgtaaaaaaaatgcttgtgATGCAGAATGACTGAATGGTTGTCCTTTCATAGGAACAAGTTGCATAAGGTATCACAGTTAGGCCTCTGATGCTGTAAGTAAATTTTGCTGATAATACAGATGTGGATTAAATTGTTAATACCCTTCCTGAAAAAGGGAACTAACaattttctcttaaaaaaactgaaacacattttcaagaaataaaatacagccTCCATGGCAAAAagtctaaatgtaaataaaagcaatgaaatTAGTTAGAAATATCTTCAACCTATATTTGATTCCCAGTagaacataaatgaaataaatgttacatattaTAACATATTAAAAGATGTTAGAACAgagattttaccatttcatagaaattattagctaatttttaatttatggcagcaacacacCCCAAAAAatttggaagaggggcaacaataagctggaaaagtaattgcgaAAATGGAGCATTTGActactaattaggttaattggcatcaggtcagtaacatgactgggtataaaaggagcatttcagagagacagagccgctcgaatgtaaagatggacaaaggttcaccaatctgagacAAACTGCGTCTAAAAATTGAATTGAGTCTCTGTGCaaaagggacaaggccgaaggtcaaaactggatgcgtgtgatcttcaggccctcaggcagcactgcattaaaaacaggcctgattctctactggacctcactgcatgggctcaggaacactttcagaaatcactgtctgtgaacacagtttgccgtgcaatccacaaatgtaaattaaagtgttttgtagtcagatgaatcaaaatttgaatgaatcaatttctttttggaaaaaagtaacgttgtgtcctgtggactaaagatgGACCACCCAGCCTGCTTGCTATCAGCAGAAaattcaaaagcctgcatctctgatggtatgggggtgcattagtgagTATGGTGCGGGCAGCTGGAAAAGCActatcacaacagcatggcttcacaggagaagagtccaggtgctgaactggcctggctGCAGCCCAGACCtttaccaatagaaaacatttggcgctgtaaacaaaaagaaacggcaaaaaaggcccaggactgttgagcagctagaatccttcATCAGCAACATACCTCACCTGAAACTCCAGCAACTGATCACCTCACTTAcaagatgtttacagacagttgttaaaagaatagGCGATGCTGCACAAAGGTAAACATGACCCTCCTCCAActtgtttgagatgtgtttctgccatcaaattcaacgTGAGCTACTATTTTCCAtgagtttcaacatctgatatcttgtttatgttctgttgttgaTAAAATATGGGTGGATTATATTCGCAAACCATTGCGTCctgttttatttaccttttacacaacaactttttttggaattggggttgtaaatatAGAATTTGAAAGATAAActaaatgttagaaaaagatgcatttctttattttcatgacACATCTATATGTGCTTTACATTGGACATTTTTATACTAGTACCTCTGTAAAGGATCTGAATACGTTTTCCACCACCTTATACGATCATCATGTGTTGAGTGTAAGATACATATGAAGCATATAAAGGTGaggatttacagtaaaaagatAAGGAAGTAAgactttaataaatgtacattgttaCATAGCTGCGCTTTGTGGACATGTGTAGGACAGATAAACTTGATCTTGTTTACAGTCAACTTAGatgaaagggaagaaaaagcaACTGTCAAAGATTTTTAGAAGCTTGGGTAATTTCTCCTTGCATAAAAGCAAGAGAGAATAAAGTTGATTGGCATAATTTCTTTCACAACACCTGAGTCACGCTGTTGAGTCACTAATCCAGTTTCTAGCACAAAGGCCACAGTGGAGCAGGAAGAGCCATGCGGAACCAAGCTTACACCTCAACCTGCTGATCTCAGAGCAGTTTATGACACACAATGGTACCTATGGGGCaggtttaaattaattattatttatgaaaatcTCTTAAGTTTGTGACATGGTAAATAATGATGACTCTGCTTCTGTTATGGTTACAAAACGTGGTTTCGTCGATCTCAACCTTCCTCCAGCGTCCACCACACAGTGACCGTTGTGTGGGCCAGAAATTCAACACTGATACAAGTGTCCTCACTGttactcactctcacacactgaaCCAGCctgagttctgttttttttgtgacattaaGCTGCTGCCTGGCCTCTGAACAATACACAGTTGTGTTTGTACTGACAAATCATTGTTCCAAAGGTAGCAGCTGCATGAGTAAACACTTTGgctaaatgtgacatttcaacAGTGGCATTTACAACTAGACTGCATctataaacattaataaaactggAATGACTTCATGTGTCTGACGCCAACTTCCAACCCTAACAACAGGCTGTAAAATGAGAAGGACTGGctgggtgggtgtgtgcaggCGGCACCTTCCATAAAGCTACACCTTTATTATTCATGTTTGGATGGATTAAATTGGCACAAATATAATTATGGGGTACGCTTCACATGAAACATGAACCAAGCATTTCCGTGCTCAATGTGTGACCCATTAGAAAGTGCAGAAGATTTGAGGATGTTGCCATCTACTGGCGATATGCCTGAAGAGCATTGTTAGAAGTGGCGAAGGCCATGTACAGTATGCACACATGTACAACCATTTTCCATAAATGGATATTGTTAGGTTGAGTTTTTCACTGCTTGGGCATTGTCATATGTTTCAACTATAACTGCAGAATACTCTGATTTCcttattaatttgttatttcCCATATCACTGCAAGTTTGAATTTAATCATCTCACTCTTTTACattcaaaatattcaaaattttTAACGTAATATTCCATATGAACAAAATTGTTGGTGCGcttaaaaaattacagtaagatttttctgtcttttgtttcagaattacttttgtcagtttcaaattatttcagggaaaaaaaaatcatccaagTCTTCAGGTGTTTTTAATTCAGGATGTAAATTTTATGGCTAAATGTGTTCTTTAGTCACATGCTTAtttccacatacagtatttttactgaactgtatcaaataaaatgtgaaaaactgaaTAGAAAATTAACACAGATTTCCTGTAGTAATGAGGCTGATTTGATTGTTAATGAGTTACACACCTTCTGTCACCGCAATATTCAGAGAAATTTAAATAtgacaatgtttttacattttgaacgTAAGATATATGCAGAATTAATTTCTATTTTGGAAGGAAAGGGGCCATTGGTAAACATACAGATAGAGTAACATCATCAGGACATAAacagaataatgttttttagcAGGGTTTACAGAATGGACATTTGTTTCTAAATATATTTGGCTATTTAATCTCTTTCtgaatatacaaatatattcattattattttaatatacgCTAGGTCAGTGTgacaaagagttttttttactgtgatcCCTTGTGATATTCTTCAGTTTCTCGACCCAGAGTCCGAATATTTTCTTGATCTCACTGGTTCTCAGACAGTAGATGAACGGGTTGATCAGTGGAGGGAAAAGGCTGTAGAAGAGGGTGGTGGCTATACGTTTGTCAGGAGTCATTGTCAGATTTGGGAAGAAGCGTGTAGAGTAGACAAAGAAACGTGGTATGTAGTAGATGGAAATGATACAACCCTGGGTGGCACAGGTAGAGAACGTCTTCACTCTGGCCTGAGGAGAACAATGGCCAAGGGTTACAAGGACTCCCAATAtgtgtcaaatttaaaaagagatAGAGAGAACGAATTATGAAATTCTCTAATGTCTATGAACAGTCTGGAGTATTGGACACATTCATTTTGTAAAACCCGAttataaagttttttgttttaaaccatTACCTGTCCACTGGCCATGTGCAAAACTGAGTTGATGATAGAGACATAGGAGAAGATGATGAAGGCGAAAGGGACATTAAGAATCAACATCGCTCCAGCGTAGCCAACATTGAATGCTTGGCTGGTGTCTCCACATGCTAGAGCTAGAAGTGACATGTGGTCACAGAAGACTTGTATGATCTGGTTTGGCCCACAAAATACCAGCAGGGTAATGTTGATGGCAGTAATGCCAGGGAAGATGTTTGCCATCACCCAGCAGAGGAGGATGATGCCTGTCATAGTTTGGTTTGTCATCAACACTGGATATCTGAGAAAGGGAACAGTGACAGAAAATTGCAGAGGAGAAGCATGAGGAggatgtaaaaaatatattttagcatAATTGTAGGGCTCAGAGGTGACACTATTAAACATTCACCTGAGAGGAAAACAGATGGCTACATATCGGTCCAAGGCCATGGTGAATAAAATCAGGGAGTTCACTGAACCAAAATAGTGGATCATGTGCTGTTGCAAATTGCAAGTGTGAAATCCAAGACTCCCATCATTCCACCAGTAGCGAGCAATAGCTTTGGGTAAGGCCACTGTGGTAAAGCCTGCAggacaataaaagcaaaaaacaaaacaaaagaaataaacatcagTATTTGATTTTCACAGCAATGCACTTCCTGCTGGTCTACATTTTTCATTAGAAACCTGGACTGCAGTTCGGTTATTGATTGATCCCCTGGTAACACTGCTGTACATCAATAGCTTAACAGGATGGCTGTTGTCGAGATCAGAAATGCAGGCTGCGTCCACTTTTGCCTTTGCTACATTCAAGGTTATCACCGGTAATTTATACTCTGATATCATCGAtgttttttcactgtgtcaGATAGCAACATGACAATTGTTATGAGcaacatgtttttatgaaagCAGTGTAACAGAACACGTGAGATTAGAGCACAAGACAatgacagaatgacagaaaCAATACCATATTTACCGATGTCTGAGAGGGCCAGG is from Channa argus isolate prfri chromosome 22, Channa argus male v1.0, whole genome shotgun sequence and encodes:
- the LOC137108186 gene encoding olfactory receptor 1-like, translating into MRATKAPSQRRLCGGTTLCRQTLRSALFAFSMFQVDENYTRVSEFFIVGFPSLQSEYFHLVGWFFFFLYVTTVVGNVLLVLVFALEQSLQKPMYIVMVSLALSDIGFTTVALPKAIARYWWNDGSLGFHTCNLQQHMIHYFGSVNSLILFTMALDRYVAICFPLRYPVLMTNQTMTGIILLCWVMANIFPGITAINITLLVFCGPNQIIQVFCDHMSLLALACGDTSQAFNVGYAGAMLILNVPFAFIIFSYVSIINSVLHMASGQARVKTFSTCATQGCIISIYYIPRFFVYSTRFFPNLTMTPDKRIATTLFYSLFPPLINPFIYCLRTSEIKKIFGLWVEKLKNITRDHSKKNSLSH